A genome region from Bacillaceae bacterium IKA-2 includes the following:
- a CDS encoding acyltransferase family protein: protein MELSKNESNMLKGIAILFMVMLHLFARKEVNGLYETFPMIKDVPLVYYFALFGDACVPIYLFLSGYGLFTIFNKVDRTNNVKNLKRILKLLINFWIILILFVALGFLLGYGDKFPGSIEKFLLNFFLLSNSYNGAWWFLQTYTILIILSPLLISAVNKIRPINILVIIGVIYLLSYILFMIL from the coding sequence ATGGAACTAAGTAAAAACGAATCAAATATGCTCAAAGGGATTGCGATCTTATTTATGGTTATGTTGCATCTATTTGCTAGAAAAGAAGTAAATGGATTGTATGAAACATTTCCAATGATTAAAGATGTTCCATTAGTTTATTATTTTGCATTATTTGGAGATGCCTGTGTACCTATTTATCTCTTTCTAAGTGGATATGGATTGTTTACTATATTCAATAAAGTAGATAGAACAAATAATGTTAAAAATCTAAAACGGATTTTAAAGTTATTAATTAATTTTTGGATCATTTTAATTCTATTTGTTGCTTTAGGATTTTTACTAGGATATGGAGATAAGTTTCCTGGTAGTATTGAAAAGTTTCTTCTTAACTTCTTTTTATTATCAAATTCTTATAATGGCGCCTGGTGGTTTCTACAAACTTATACAATATTAATAATATTATCTCCTCTACTAATTAGTGCTGTGAACAAAATAAGACCCATTAATATTTTAGTCATAATTGGAGTTATTTATCTACTGTCTTATATCCTGTTTATGATACTCTAA
- a CDS encoding metallophosphoesterase, with protein MKKVTKNILVFLLLITFLVGYTIWGNHRITVVEQDIFINDLPEELEGFTILQITDLHENVFGKNQSRLLNVINSIDYDVVVFTGDMLDSVESSSYKPFYILLEDIENKETALFVPGNSDPLSYIVTPGEPIQKSDFIVGMERLGVKLLESIHTVEVGQAKVHFVDFEFSSKKPLKNISLIEKEITEEQKEYVLYKKTLSKDMLLLEKVKEKDLLIALTHYPVVDQHIDMIATNADLILRDYDLILAGHYHGGQIRLPFLGAPFVPEPWYDRGGLFPPQDRVKGLWEYRNIKQYVSTGLGSSDAIPLLKFRFFNPPEINVLTLKKN; from the coding sequence ATGAAAAAAGTTACCAAGAACATACTTGTTTTTTTGCTATTAATAACATTTTTAGTTGGTTACACCATCTGGGGTAATCACCGCATAACAGTAGTTGAACAAGACATATTTATTAATGACCTACCAGAGGAGTTAGAGGGTTTTACTATTCTCCAGATAACTGATTTACATGAAAATGTGTTTGGAAAAAATCAAAGTCGACTTCTAAATGTTATAAATTCTATTGATTATGATGTAGTTGTGTTCACTGGTGATATGTTGGATAGCGTAGAAAGCAGTAGTTATAAACCTTTTTACATCTTGCTTGAAGATATAGAGAACAAAGAAACTGCCTTATTTGTTCCTGGTAATTCTGATCCCTTAAGTTATATAGTTACTCCCGGTGAACCAATTCAGAAGTCTGATTTTATTGTTGGAATGGAGCGATTGGGAGTAAAATTACTAGAATCGATACATACCGTGGAAGTAGGTCAAGCAAAAGTTCATTTTGTTGATTTCGAATTCTCTAGTAAAAAACCTTTAAAAAATATTTCTTTAATAGAAAAGGAAATTACAGAAGAACAAAAAGAATATGTTCTATATAAAAAAACACTATCCAAAGATATGTTATTGCTAGAAAAAGTTAAGGAAAAGGACCTGCTAATTGCACTTACTCATTATCCTGTTGTAGACCAACATATAGACATGATAGCTACAAATGCGGATTTAATCTTAAGAGACTACGATTTAATCTTAGCAGGACATTACCACGGTGGGCAAATCCGACTTCCGTTTTTAGGAGCACCTTTTGTTCCAGAACCTTGGTATGATAGGGGTGGATTGTTTCCACCGCAAGACAGGGTGAAAGGGTTATGGGAATATCGAAATATTAAACAATACGTTAGTACAGGTTTAGGCAGCAGTGATGCAATACCGCTTTTGAAATTTCGGTTTTTTAATCCACCTGAAATTAATGTATTAACTCTGAAAAAAAACTAG